The genomic stretch AGGAAAATCACATGACATTTCACTCCAAAGATATTAGCAACTTCTTGAAAAGGGATCCAAGATAGATCACAGTGCCCAAGATATGCCACTGAGTCTGATGACAGACTTAAACTATAGAAGAATGGTAACATCTGTCTTTGATTTGATATGTTCTTGATGTGGTGTTGAGAGAAGCAAGTGAAGTTctataaaaaaaaactctataaaAACTTTTCGGTGAGTGGAGTAAGCTTGAACACCACAGAGTAACTATGCAGGATAACTCCTATTTTACatcattattttaagtttttttaagtttttatgattttaagttCAGTTTTCTTAGAATCCAAAAGCTCCAGCTAGAGAGTTGCCATTGTTGTATTGCCTAAGTTCATTTTCAAGTCCCTTTTTCTTAGGTACAAGAGGATGGCACAAAAGTTTCTCCTCAAGGCTAAAACAAGTTATGTTCTCTCCAGCATGCTGTAGTAGGTGATTTAAAGGCACAGTGAAGATAGAATTCTTTCTTACCTCTGTTTCCCCCAGACTACCTCTGGGTTGTCCAAGAAACAGCTTTCCTGAGATGGGCCATTTAAGAAAAATAGCATAGAGCAGTTTTTTCTCAGGTTTAGATGTGTACCTGGTTAGGGGAGAAAAACACAACATCATGGCAACAAGTTACTCCCCATGTTTCTCCTTATTTATGGATCATGTCTGGAATTGTTTAAAAGATATATGACAAGGTCACCACTACTGAAATAAAAAGATCCACTTTCTCACCGTGGTATTAAAAGTGCCTCTCTATTCCAGccctataataataataataataataataataataataataataataataataataataataataaaagctggTATTTGCTCtgctttgtgacagggtcttattCTGTAGCTCAGATGAGGCTTgaattccttccttcttcctcagcctccttagtgctggaattacaagtatgtTGCCACACCCTGCTAAAAGGAAGTTCTGGGGACAGGGCTTCAAGGGCTAATATCCGTATTCAAACTGCTCACATGGAGATGAAAACAGAGTGTAGAAGTAAGCTAAGTGGAGCTGCATGGCTTTCCACCTGCAGACTCAAAGTCTGATTATGTGGCTTAGGCTAGAATGGAAAAGGTAGACAATTGCACAAATAACAAAGTGTAAGTTTCAAATCAcaatgtgaaagaaaagaaaacataaacattgtAAtagggagtttgtttgtttgtttgtttgtttgttttttaagattggGACATCAGACAGCTTCTTTACCAAGACAAGCATGTTTAACCAGAGAGAGTGGCAGCATAAATGAGAACAACGGAAACAGTAAGAGGATAACCATTCAACAAttcacccaacttctcaacaatATTTATAGAAATCTGTAAACAGCCCTCAGTGTTGTTGTAGGGCTAGAGATATAGGATCGTATAGTCCCTAACCCCACGTGCCCACCTCCCAGTGGAATAGACAAGAATGAGCAAATGAATGTATGGGGCGCAGGCATGGGGGAgtgcatagctttaatcccagcactcaagacagacctctgcaagttccaggctagccggGACTGCGCAGGGAAAACAGAAGCATGCAGAAAAACAAGGTCTGTGAGGGTTTGAAAGGATAGGTCTAGGATGCAACACTAGACAGAAAAGGCGGGGACAAGAAGGCagccatgaaacaaacaaacaaaacaaaaaacaggaagctCGGTGTAAACATGTGGGAGAGCCTCCCAGGCTGAGAAATAAGCACAAGAGCCAGGGAGCATGAGTGTGCTAGGCCTGTACATACAGCAGCAAGGAGGAGGGGGTCCAGGGAGAAGGAGAGCCAGAGAGATCAGACATATAATGATTTGATAGGGCCAAGGAGACCTCTGTAAGACCTCACTTCTCCCttgagaagggggggggggagcattggAAGAATTTGTATATAGGAGTGCTCTAATCCAGGCATGACATCAACCTGGGTTGCATCACGGAATGCtgactacataaataaataaatagtgttcTCTGATTGCTCTCCAGAGACCATATTAAAAGAACAGGAGTAAAGGGCTGGCTTGGCTCCgttggtaaagggcttgcctcccaagtgtgaggaCCTCAGTTTCAGTGCATACAAACTCACATCAAAACCCTGAATATACAGTGGTATACCAAGcacacaggccagccagcctggcctgtgtgGTCAATGTCTAAGCTTCACCACAGTTAGAGAAGCTGGCTCAAGGAAAAGGTGGAAGGTGTCTGAAGACTGACCCCAAGGCTGCCTCTCACGCACTCATGCATGCTGTGCGTATGTGTTCATTGTACCCATGAGTACACGCACATGCCAcagaccccacccccaaaggagtaataatagaaaacaaagggTACTAAAATAATCCAGGGGAGAGACAATGGAGAACTACAACAGAAAGGACAAGAAGTAGCCAGAGTATATgtacatttcagaaataaaaacaaaagagctgATGATGAATTAATTGGCTGTTGTTCGGATGACAATGCCCCATAGGCCCATTAAGAGctgtagccttgttggaagaggtgtggtcttgttggaggaacgAAGACAGAAGTTGGTGTCAGGAGTTAGATactgctgtgataggcctgaccatgcttttgtttggaggaatgtggactttggatTGAGAAAGCAGTTGAACACTTCCAAGCAGGACTTCATGGGCCATCCTAGTGGGAGCATGGAacacagtggtgctgagggtgatgtGAACCTTGAGGGCCTGGCTCAATAGGTTTCAAGAGAAGAACTTTAATGTATGGATTAGAGACtgctcttgtgatattttggtgaagaatgtggctgcaTAGTGGCCTTGTCCAGAAAAATATGCCTGAGGCTAAACTGAAGAGTTAATTAACAGCTTTGGCggaagagattttaaaatagcctAGCATTGACTGTGTCATGTGGTTATTAGTGGCCACACTTAATGCAGATACATAATGGAAAGGGGTGAGCTGAAGAAGGAAAagtacaaaatgtacagtttgagaaGAAGATAGGCAACAAGAAGTTTAATGGAGTCAAGTCTAgtgttcaagaaaataaaaagatggaagaaaagccTGGTGCTCGATGGAATAAAGGGAATAATGGTGACTTCAAGGCAAGATTCTACCCAGCTAAGGTTAAAGCTTAGCATGGCACGTGGGTGAAATTGTGAAAGTGAAACCTGGATTGCCTcagagaccccaagatgttggagatgccagaggtGTGGGATACCTGCAAAGGAAAGCTGCTGACAAGGAGTGGAAACAGCCAAGAAGAatgttgcagtcaacaaaactAGATTTGACACGGACATGGAGATGCAGcatttggagtttgccctgctggtTTCTTAGTCTAGTTTTAGTCCAGTATTTCTCCACTatgcttccttcccttccatttggaatggtaatgtatatcctgtgctgcttttttttattctgaatttaTAAGAGATCACAGTTAGACTGCCACgagtctcagaaaagactttaGACTTTTAAGCACAGTGGTGGCTGTGATAGAGATGGAGACTTTtaaagttggactgaatgcaaTTTTGCATGCTTAAATGACTGCAAGCCtatggggccagggagtggaatatggtggcactattaggagatgcaGCCTTGATGGAGAAAGGGTGTCACTGGGGGGtgagttttgaggtttcaaatgctcaagccaggcacaaatctctctctcttcctgctccctgtgATCTGGACGTAGAATGCTCAGCTAGCTCTCTAcagcatgcctgcctgcatggcaCCATGAACTGTAAGctagtcccaattaaatgttttcctttataagagctaccatggtcatggtgtctcttcacagcaatagaaaccctaactaagacatctgTGGATATAGAAGAAGGTTAAAATCACCAAATGTCAGCTGGCGAATTAAGATAGAAAAACAGGTATGCCCAAGGACACTTCACAGTTAGAGGTTGGAAAGATCAGGTACCGGGGAGTAATGAGGAAGACCCAAGGAGTCTGATCATGAGGCAAATACTGCCAGTGGGTTCAGAAAACAAGAAGTTAACCACGAACTACTTGGGCTGCCAGGGCGAGGCCACTGTGAATCTTGAAAAAAGCAAATTGGGAAGGGTGGGATGAAAACCTGAACCAAGTGTGTTCAAGAGATAAAGAATAGAACTCCAGCTAGAAATACCAATCCAAAAATGTTCTGCAAGATATTTTATCATGAACAAAAGCAGAGAATGGGAAGGTAGCTGGAGACAAGGGaaaacttttaaagataaaataaataacatgtttGTATGCAGGGAGGAAACAGAAATCTGCTACATCCTTGCCCGGAGGGTTGGGGtgtgaggaagaaaacaaggactGGGCTTAAAGCCAAATGTTAGCTAATTTGATTATTGCACATATGTGACTACAGGTGTAGCCACACTTAGCCTCCCACGGTAGCCTTGGGGGACCAATACAGCTGGATTTAGCCAATAGTAACCTTCTACAAATGAGtataaaagagggaaggagatagAAGCAGTAAGGATACGCATGATGACTTAATTGTAGTGACAGGCCACAATACCCCATACATAAgtctccattttctcctccccctAGCTCCTGTCTCTGTGGTTCTGACCACTCCAGATTCCTCACAAATCATATCTGTCTCTTTGTGACTGGGTCATTTCACTTCACACAAATTCCTGAAAATTCCATCCGCATTttagcatttctttccttttcaaagctgaataatatacacacaccataGTATGTGTGCACACTGCTTTAGCTTAACTATTCATAAGTTAGTTTCTGGGAATATAGATTTTCTGGTATCATTCTTTTGCATGTGTATTCAGAGGTGGAATTGCTGGGTAGCGGAGTGGCTCTGTTTTATCATTCTGAGGGGCTGACATACTGTTCATCACAGCCACTGTAGTGGACAGGAGTTCCAATCCCTCCAAAATCGTCAGCATCAGCACCTTTTAAAATAGTAGCTATTCTAAAGGATGCAAGGTGATTTCTGGTTGTAGTTTTATTTGCGCTTTACAGCGTCTTAGTGTGACGTTAAGTATCATTTCTGGGCCTTATACTATCTTGCAAATCTTACCACAGTACTTCTTATTCTACCGTTTTCTTAGAATTCCGTTTGGGTTAACTTTAATTTCCTGTTTGCTTTGCCTTTGGGGATCTCTTACTTGCTTTTTGATGGGATATGATACCTGCAAAACTAGGCAATTTCTGTAATTCCTAGCAGTTGAGATTTAGAGGCAAAACAATCAGAAgacattcaaggccatccttgtctacattAGAAAGTTTAAGGCTAGATATtgtatcaaattaaaaaaaaaacacactaatatgaaaaaaaaactaggcaACTTACTAATGACTAAACACTAGTCTGTTTTACATTAACCACTCAGCATTTGAGACTTATCTAAATGTCTTCCAACTTTGTAAAAGGCAATTTAGCTAACTCTCTCCCACTATTACAGGATCTCTAGATATTATTTAAGGAGATTTTGATAAgcattatgttattttaaataacacaCTAATTCTTattacttctctttttatttaagtcAAGCTGAAACCTGTGATACAGGCGGCAGTCACTCAGTCATTCCACGGTCTCTTGGGGACCAAGAGATTCTCCAAGGGCAAAGCAAACAGTAAATTAAGTTAGCCAAAACAGGATCCTAGGAAAATGGTTGACTAAGAAGTACTATCTACTCCTACAGTGACAATAGTTGTGATGGGAAGATTTGCATGATTGTGGATAAGCCCAAGAAATCATACTTAGTCAGTCTTTTTATCCTGTGCTCTCTCTCTATAGCTCAGGTTCTAAATGCTTTCCTCTCTCAAATGGCACTTGTTAGCCAGGAAAACTTACCACACATCTGGAGTGACAGTGTCATTCTGAGACCTCCACGTGTGTGTTTCATAAATGGCTTCCCCATTGACTTTCAGCCACGTTCCCATTTGCCTTAATCGCTCCTCAAAAATGACAGGAATGATGCCGTCTAGAGTGGGACCAATATTCATCAAAAGATTTCCGCCACACGCGACTGTTTCCACAAGttgctaaaaaaaattttttttaaagaacaatacagttttgaagcagaaaaaaatgtaatcttctatatatatatttctgtatatagtatattatattaaatacagtaattataatttataacacatattatatattaaattaatataaatatatattagatattatgtaatatataatcatatatacgtgcacacacacatatgtaatcatttcataggaaaaaaacaCAGAGGATAATGTCCCGAGTTTGTGATACTACACAATCTCAATTGTAAGAAAAACTCCTTGTAACCACTTCATTATTACGAATATTCCAGAGTAATAGCCCACAACATATTTTACTGTACCTTCACCAATTCTTCAATTGTAAGATAATCAGCGATTCCTGCTTCCCGCCTGTAGCCCCAGGAGAACTTATCTATTGTCATGCAGTTTTCCCATTTATGTGCCAGAAGATGCCCAGGGTTGTAACGATCACTGCAGGTATAGTAGCCACCGTGCTTGCAGATGTTGCCAGCTCCCCAACGATCATTGGTGACTACTGTGTCTCGCACTGGACTGGAATGAGAGGTGGAGTTTCCCTTCAAAAAAACATTCGTGAAACCACAAACAGATCTTCTCCATCCACTCCCAACAAACGGCCgtaagaaaggagaaagcctCCATTTCTGAAGCCATGTGCTCTGTGACTGGAGTCTAGATGTTCACATTCTAGCTTGTAGGCCTGGAGCAAACTCCTCAACTTTTCTGAAGAATGAATTCTTTCACTATCGTTTTAGTGCAGACAGCCTGAATAAAACCCAGAGCCCACGGGTGACGCACATGAGAGCGCTGTACCATCCCATTCCAACCCTCAGGTTGTGACCGGTAGCCTAAGCTGAACTTATCCTCAAGACAAGTCATGTTCCCCCAGGACTAAATAGTCGTGTACATCCTAGCCTCTTCTAATTTGTGCCCATTACTGGAAAATCTCTGAAAATTTGAGTGTTTGCATCGTGTGAAATGTATGCCCCAAGTTTCCTATGTCTGGCGGATCAGGTAGAGAGAACAGGAATCCACTTACACTGGCACTTCTGACTCTCGAGCGGAAGCAGATGATCCCAGCTGTGTCTTGATCCTGTGATTCTTAAATTCATTATGAAACCAGTCTGGTTGTATTTGACTTCAGATTATTTTTTACTAAATACTGACCGAGCTAAATAAGCATTGCTTATAAAGATTTCTTCCTCCCATACCACAAATGAGCCCACAGCCACAGGAATGGGATATAATTGCTTATGTACACATTCAAAGTGTCCAAGGCTAGTATAGGAGCTTTTAGGGTGTACAGACCTTTCATTGTACAGCCAGGCTAAGAAGCCAGTGCTATTCCAGTAGTGATCTGGTGCGCCCCCATCTCCGTCGGACCACAGAACATCAGGCCGGTACTTGTTCACTAGCTCATAGAGCTCAGGCAACGTCTTAGATACGGGAAATTGCTGCTTTTGGAATGAGCTGGATTCATCTTCCAGGAAGAGTGGATGGAACCATTCAAAAAGGGAATAGTACAGTCCAAAGCGCAAGTCGCTTCTGTTCCTCATGGCCACCTCAAGCTCCTTGACAATGTCCCGCTTTGGCCCCTCATCAACTGCATTCCAATTCCAAGAATGCTCAGAGCCCCACAGCGTATAGCCTGGAAAGGACAGCAGAAAACCCTCGAAGCATTGTCACCTTGACACTGGTAAATGTCAACCTATGAAAATGCAGAGACAACCCAAACGGCACACAAAATtcactgctccccccccccaaaccaactGTTTCTTGCCCAACTTTTCATTCCGTCTCATGCTcatctaaataaacaaatgagaatgTAAATGACGTGCAATTGGGACTTTTCAAAGCAATTTTTGGAGTGCATTGTAAGAGTGATACAGTCAGTCTCCAGTTACAGAATCTGAGGTCCTCTGGGAGCAGCATGGTGTCACAGTGTCTGCAGGCAACTGTAGCACAGCTTCTAAAGCAAAATCTACAATAAACAATAGTGGATCTTCTCTAAGAGGAGGCACCTTCCACATCTATCACAACTGAGCAATGGTCTCTGCTATTTGGAATGAAAACGCTAGATGAATCTTCTCCAGGATTGTGTCTTCTAAGCAAATGGGTAAGGTCTACTGTTTGGTTGGATTTCATTACAGTGTGATTCTCAGAAAAGCCCAAGTACAAGAAGTAAGTCTCTGTGGCTTAATAATTAAAGTGGAAGTGGAGAAGATATGCTACTACCCAGTAGGCCTGTACTTTTTAcctccctcatcttaccctaaaGCCATAAATGTGAATATTCCTTTTTCAAGTGCCCCAAAATGACTATCCTAACAACCAAAAGGGTAAGAAAAGTTACACAAAGTTACACTTTGAAATAATTCACACTTCAACAGGAATTGGCATTTAGGTTGCTCATAATTCTGTACAAAATGGTAGAAGAGACATAGAAACTGAGATGCTGAAGAAATGGCATAAAATCCTCAGAAGTTTCAGCTCCTGCCTTAGGCTCTTAAGAACTTTGTTACTGTTTCAGCAAAGTCTTAATGCGTCTTGAAAGACAGACATCAGCAAGACGCAGTTGCCACTCACATGACTATCATATTAGGGCAAGCCTGAGGCCTGATTCAGCCTTTAAATTCACTGTAAGAAGTTCCTCAAATAGCTTGCACTTTCTCTAAGGGTGTCTGTGGGAAGCTTGACAGCAGTGTCAACAGTTAAGGCCTGCCCCCAAACTATCAGCACCAGGGACAGTACAATGAGCGCACAGCTCTGCATCTCAGCCCAGCACCTTGAGTGAGTGCACAGTGACCCTCCTCTTAGGCGAGACTCACAATAGATTGTGATATCTATACGCAATGTAAGCATTAGGTGGCATGGTCCTTGAACACAAACACATAGCATCTTCATCCTCTGTCCTCTTAGTCTAAAGCAgtgtgattctcaacctgtggttacAACGCTTtcagggtcaaatgaccctttcacagaagtTGCAGGTCATAAACCCTACACAGCAGAGAGTtgcattcataacagtagcaaaattacagtcatgatgGAGCACcaaaaataatcttatgcttGGGGAGGGCcaccacaacattaggaactgtattaaagaagTACAGCATTAGGagaaaggttaagaaccactttctttttaatgaacTCTCTTGGTGTCAGATAATTTGGGAAAGCTCTTAGACAGCAGGAAACTGACATATTCTCATCAGGAGAAACATCTAAAGGAGGAAATGGTGTCAATACCAGACTGTGGCCGATGGGGAAAAGATTTAAGATGATTGCAGGCTTTGGTTTGCGTTCAtctctcctggctccttcctACCCCTGTAGAACAAAAGAAGGTGACTTTTCAAGATAAAAGAGATCATGCAAAGGAAAACGCCTATACTTTACCATTCACATGGAATTGGCTAGTGCTTCTCTGGTCTTAGGGACACCAGGTGGTGATAGTTGAGTATTCTGTTGATGCAGGCCTTTGAGCTCCCTTATACTCTGTTGATGTTTCCAGGCACTGTTATAAATCTATCTCTCTTTTCCCTtgatgtctctgtgtttctctcagcAGCAGTGATCTACCTACCACTTGCATATCTAAAAGTGGGCCCAAAGTACAGTCAGCTGTGTGAGCCAAGACCAAAGGCAGAATAAGCCCCAGGGTGCTTTCACAGAGTGCAATAAAGAACAGAAAGGGGGCCTGATGGTGGCGCCACAGATCTTggatcccagcatttaggaggcagaagaaggcaaatttctgagttcagggccagcctggtctacaaagtgacttctaggacagccagggttgttacacaaagaaactgtgtcttaaaaacaagcaaaaacaaaagcaaaacaaaaacaaaaaacaaaacaacaacaacaacaaaagacaaaggaaaaagaaaagaaagaacaaacagaacGGAAAGTGCAACTCAGTTTTAACTTTGACCTGCTATATTAGTCCTCTTCGATCAACTTTAAATAAATCTGGTTATTTATTTAAACAGTTAAACCTGCACATAAAAATTGTGCCCAGCTTTCCTCTGTGGCACTAGCTGTATCCAACTGAAGTAGGACATGTGCTCCTTAAACTGTAAGCAATTGTCAATATGCACCTGTGGTTCTTCTGAGAGAAGCCCAGTTTCGACCGCtcccgtagaccaggctggcctcaaactcacagcgatctgcctgcctctgcctcccagccggATGACCTTGTCTTAATGTCTCCACCCAAAAGAACGGCCTTGCATTTCCTAGCTGTTGCCACCGTGTGTCTTCAGGTGTGCTGCTCCCCTTACCTTCATGATGCTTGGAAGTTAAGACAACGTATTTGGCACCAGAAGCCTGGAGAAGAGCTACCCACTGGCTGGCATCGAAATACTTGGCCGTAAATAGCGCTGCAAAATCTTCATATTTAAAACCAGGGGGATAATTATCGTTCATAAAGTCCACAAAGTtgggtctcttttccttttgccaATACCACCTGTGGAGCAAAAAGAAAGTGCACAGATACTAaagaaataatatacataaaacGAACAAACATAAGCGCTTGAAGCCGTTGCCTGGGCTCACCCTGTATCCCCCCCCTTAGGAAGATTATTTACTGATTCTGACCTGTTCTATCACATTCTATCAGTGTGACTCTACGTTAAGGATGGCATGTGCAAACCAAAACTCTCACCTTGCTCTCCGTCTTTTCCTTTGTAAAGTTGTCCCGTGACCCAGCCACTGGTTCTCCTAATTCTTCACTTCCAATCATGACCCAGTCTTTGCTTTCACACCTTAGCTCACTGCGGAATGCATATAGCTAAGATCTCAAGACAAGATAAAGGGCCTAAAACATAACACATGCGTGGGCCCCATTCGTTAACAGAAAACATTTCAGGTAGATAAGGGGAACATCGCCATAGGCTGAGCAAATCCCACAGTCAGCACTGCCTCCCCAAGTGGGACTACAGCTTTACCTGCCTGAGACTACATGGAAAGACCTCGCAGGCAGCGCGCAGCATGTCCTGTACCTGACCCAAAGTCACATGCAGGCTTCATAAGCATCCATCACAGCTACCTATGCTGGCTAATGGATGCAACCTGTTATAGTGTTTTCTAGTGAAGAGAGAAACTGGCTTTCTGGTTAGGAAGAAGTTGAAGATGGAGCAAGTTTATGATGCCTATCTACCACCATGTGACTATGAAGGTAATGTGAGACATGCACCTCTTTTATTTGCTttaggtttttaatattttagtacgCAAGGATCTTAACTTCATGAGTGATCCATggtccttattttaaaaaatgttgtttacttttttttttttttttttggtttttgggctATAGTCCCGGCTTTCCTGGaaatttctttgtagaccaggctggccccgaactcacagagatccacctgcctttgcttcctgaatgctgggattaaaggcatgcaccaccacgaccggcttacttacttactttatttttaattacatgtgtgtttgtgtgtaggtatgtgtatgtgtgagcggAGTCCAGAAGCATAGTCGTTCCCTGAAATCCCcagaattacagatagttgtaagcctcCCAGTGTGCATGCTAGGAGCCAAACTTAGATTCTTTAAAAGAGGACCACTGAGCAGTTTGTCCAGCCCTTTTAAGGAGCTTTTTAGAATTCTGGAACTGGCACTTCCTTAAGCATACAGGCattaccactgaactacaccctaCAGCCAGGCCCACCTACAGTGTGCCTAGGAACTCAGGTGAGCACAAATATTCAATATTGATTCAGACATACTGAGTCAAGAAACCCCTGTATTCTACATCTGGAAGGGCAAAAGGATCCTTGACCAAAACgtgacaagcaggcaggcagcactcACACCAGGTGGCTGGCTACTGACTGCCCCTGtccggcggggggtggggggggggcgggagtggcggggggggggggggagctcagaGTGTGTTTTGAGAAAGAGTGTGCACTTACCAGAACCATTCACTGCCGAAGCTGGGCACGGAGAATACTCCCCAGTGGATGAAGATGCCGAACTTGGCCCGGTCGAACCAGGAGGGCAGTGGGCGGCTGTCGAGAGACTCCCATGTCGGGTCATAGCGAGGCGTGCTCTTGGCCGCGCACCTTGGCAGGAGAAGCAGCACCAGCAGTAGCAGCCGGAGCGCCAGGCGCATGCGCACCAGTTTGGAGCTCTCGGGGAACCGCATGTCAATAGGAAAGCCAGCGACCTTCTCTGCCAGCTCCGGAGGCTAGCCTAGCACTGGCCTTCCGTGTACCCCGCCGCTGTCATATGACCAAGACCAGCTTGATCATATGACTGACTGCCTGTGGTTTCCGGGAGTTGGGAATGGCTGGGTCTGAAGAGCTTTGATTGCCTAGGAAGCCCAAGATAAGGCTGTCCCTCAGGTGCACAACAAGGAAGGCAGTTACTACACAGTCGTAATGACATTTTACCAGCCCTGCTTCCGTTTCCCAGCCAGATCTGACCTGCCTTGCCAAGACGCCCCGTTTGTCTGCTGTGAGACAAAAACCTAGGGTGACTTTTGACCagtgcctctgccctccctcccgcGGGACTCTAACAGAAACCTCTTAAGAGGTCAGAGCGACCAGGACCACCCATGCTCTGGTGGCTGCATGTGTCGGAGCTGTGTGCCCTACTGTGGGGCTGGAGCCTGAGACAGGACCCTCATGGGCTGCCAGTCCTGGTCCAGAGCTTTTGAAGTGGCCCCCACGGCTCAGCATCTGAATCTGCCTCTGCCAATCTCGAATCTGTAGCAAATGAAATCCCAAATCTTGGATTCAAGCAATCTGGATTGGAGTCTAGGAATTTACATTTCTACTCGGGCTCTTGATATTTCTGACTTTGCTGGCTGGTGGAACAAACTTTTCTGAGTAACTGGGTTAGGAAACCAGGCAATCTGAATAGAATCAATGTTTAAGAAATTTGCAGCCCGGcatggtgtcgcacgcctttaatcccagcacttgggaggcagaggcaggcagatcactgtgggtttaaggccagcgtggtctacaaattgagtccaggacagccaagcctacacagagaaaccctgtctcgaaaaagaaaaaagagagagagaaaaaaagaagaagaagaaagaaaagaaaaagaaaaaagaaagaaaataaatttgcatAGAAGGAGGGGCTGGGAACCTGCTAGGTTGgctgagcacttgcctagaatgcagg from Acomys russatus chromosome 21, mAcoRus1.1, whole genome shotgun sequence encodes the following:
- the Fuca2 gene encoding plasma alpha-L-fucosidase gives rise to the protein MRFPESSKLVRMRLALRLLLLVLLLLPRCAAKSTPRYDPTWESLDSRPLPSWFDRAKFGIFIHWGVFSVPSFGSEWFWWYWQKEKRPNFVDFMNDNYPPGFKYEDFAALFTAKYFDASQWVALLQASGAKYVVLTSKHHEGYTLWGSEHSWNWNAVDEGPKRDIVKELEVAMRNRSDLRFGLYYSLFEWFHPLFLEDESSSFQKQQFPVSKTLPELYELVNKYRPDVLWSDGDGGAPDHYWNSTGFLAWLYNESPVRDTVVTNDRWGAGNICKHGGYYTCSDRYNPGHLLAHKWENCMTIDKFSWGYRREAGIADYLTIEELVKQLVETVACGGNLLMNIGPTLDGIIPVIFEERLRQMGTWLKVNGEAIYETHTWRSQNDTVTPDVWYTSKPEKKLLYAIFLKWPISGKLFLGQPRGSLGETEVKLLGHGKPLTWTSLKPSGIIVELPQLSIHQMPCKWGWTLELTNVI